CTTATTCTTCATGCTAGTACCCACGAGGCTCTATGAGGGAGAGGTCATCGGTTTCATAGAACACTTCTTCATGTACATATTGCAGGCGTGGAATGCTTTCTCCAGCTGCCAGTCTTTCAGCAAGCTTGATGATTTCAGGACCGGTCTTTGGGTTGCACTCGATGACACAATTAACCTTACCTTCACGAAGAGCATCAATGGCTGCCTGCTGTGCATCAATGGTGACAATGACGATGTCAGTACCAGGAATAATTCCTCTCTCTTCCATTGCCTCGATAGCTCCAAGGGTCATTCCATCATTGTGGGAATAAATAACATCGATATCGTTATGCATCTCGAGAAATTCAACAGCCAGTTCGTATCCCTTTGAACGAAGGAAATCACCAGATTTGCTATACACAATCTGGAACTCAGGATGCCCTGCTAGGACTTCCCTGAATCCTTCAGCTCTACCTAGTGCTACCGAGGAACCTTCTGTGCCGAATAATTCCACAATATTGATATGGTCCCCGGTTTTTTCGAAACGCTCACGTTCGTTTTTGAATTTGTCCAATAGAAATAACCCAGCATTTCTGCCTTCTTTCAGGCTATCGGTTCCAATAAATCCTGCATATAAGGATGGATCTGCAACATCGATTTTCCGGTCAGTAACCAAAACAGGAATTCCGGCATCACGGGCTTCTTGCAGTACATTATCCCAGCCATCGGTTACAATCGGTACAAAGACGATTACATCAACTTGATATGCAATAAAGGAACGCAATGCCTTTATCTGGTTC
The sequence above is drawn from the uncultured Sphaerochaeta sp. genome and encodes:
- a CDS encoding ABC transporter substrate-binding protein, which produces MFHNNKQISKQLLIIISLIIISFLVGCGAQEEKRSQTIDDEGIIVGFSQIGAESAWRTCNTRSVQEAAAERGVQLVYDNAEQKQENQIKALRSFIAYQVDVIVFVPIVTDGWDNVLQEARDAGIPVLVTDRKIDVADPSLYAGFIGTDSLKEGRNAGLFLLDKFKNERERFEKTGDHINIVELFGTEGSSVALGRAEGFREVLAGHPEFQIVYSKSGDFLRSKGYELAVEFLEMHNDIDVIYSHNDGMTLGAIEAMEERGIIPGTDIVIVTIDAQQAAIDALREGKVNCVIECNPKTGPEIIKLAERLAAGESIPRLQYVHEEVFYETDDLSLIEPRGY